A genomic window from Silene latifolia isolate original U9 population chromosome Y, ASM4854445v1, whole genome shotgun sequence includes:
- the LOC141633984 gene encoding amidophosphoribosyltransferase, chloroplastic-like → MASTALTLRSAAPTDHHLHFISPPRRHHNTFLKPKLKLPSQSLKCRSQSQTPISTFSSSSPQIIDQGVDDHIDDDKPREECGVVGIYGDPEASRLCYLSLHVLQHRGQEGAGIVTVNDDGVLQSITGVGLVSDVFNQSKLDQLPGNSAIGHVRYSTAGASMLKNVQPFVAGYRYGSVGVAHNGNLVNYQKLRHSLEDSGSIFNTSSDTEVVLHLIAISQKRPFFLRIIEACQQLEGAYSMVFLTEDKLVAVRDPHGFRPLVMGMRSNGAVVFASETCALDLIEATYEREVCPGEMVVVDKDGVRTSCLMPHPEPKQCIFEHIYFSLPNSIVFGKSVYESRHAFGKILATEAPVECDVVIAVPDSGVVAALGYAEQAGVPFQQGLIRSHYVGRTFIEPSQKIRDFGVKLKLAPVKAVLEGKRVVVVDDSIVRGTTSSKIVRLLKEGGAKEVHMRIASPPIIGSCYYGVDTPSSEELISNRMNVEEIRDFIGCDSLAFLPLDSLRNLLGGESRNFCYACFSGKYPIEPTELKVKRVGDFVDDGLTGVPDSIDGGWVQAPRIPKVEKDGGH, encoded by the exons ATGGCTTCCACCGCCCTGACACTCCGCTCCGCTGCACCAACCGACCACCACCTCCACTTCATCTCACCACCACGGCGCCACCACAACACCTTCCTTAAACCCAAACTCAAACTCCCTTCTCAATCCCTCAAATGCCGCTCACAGTCACAGACTCCTATTTCCACCTTTTCATCATCATCACCTCAAATTATAGACCAAGGCGTTGACGATCATATAGACGATGACAAGCCGAGGGAAGAGTGCGGTGTCGTTGGTATCTACGGCGACCCTGAAGCATCTCGTCTTTGTTACTTATCCCTACATGTTCTTCAACACCGCGGTCAAGAAGGCGCTGGTATTGTTACTGTTAATGACGACGGTGTTTTACAATCCATCACCGGCGTCGGCCTTGTCTCCGACGTTTTCAACCAATCTAAACTTGACCAGCTCCCGGGCAACTCCGCCATCGGCCACGTCCGTTACTCCACTGCTG GAGCGTCTATGCTGAAGAATGTACAGCCCTTCGTGGCAGGGTATAGATATGGCTCAGTTGGAGTTGCCCACAATGGTAACCTCGTCAATTACCAAAAACTACGCCACAGTTTAGAGGACAGCGGCAGTATTTTCAACACTAGTAGTGATACCGAGGTTGTCCTTCATTTGATCGCTATCTCCCAGAAACGCCCTTTCTTCCTTCGCATTATCGAGGCGTGCCAGCAATTGGAGGGAGCCTATTCCATGGTCTTCTTGACTGAGGACAAGCTAGTCGCTGTGCGGGACCCACATGGCTTCCGCCCCCTTGTCATGGGCATGAGGAGCAATGGGGCCGTCGTTTTTGCGTCTGAGACGTGTGCGCTTGATTTAATTGAGGCTACTTATGAGCGTGAAGTTTGTCCGGGTGAGATGGTGGTTGTAGACAAGGACGGAGTTCGGACTTCTTGCCTAATGCCTCACCCCGAGCCAAAGCAATGTATTTTTGAGCATATCTACTTTTCTCTTCCTAATTCGATTGTTTTTGGGAAGTCTGTGTATGAGTCGCGGCATGCCTTTGGGAAGATTTTAGCGACGGAGGCGCCTGTTGAGTGTGATGTGGTTATAGCTGTCCCTGACTCTGGTGTGGTCGCGGCCCTAGGGTATGCGGAACAGGCTGGTGTGCCCTTCCAACAAGGGTTGATTAGGTCTCATTATGTTGGTAGGACGTTTATTGAGCCGTCCCAAAAGATTAGGGACTTCGGTGTTAAGCTGAAGTTGGCACCAGTTAAGGCGGTTTTGGAGGGTAAGAGGGTGGTGGTTGTGGATGATTCCATTGTTAGGGGTACAACATCCTCAAAAATTGTTAGGTTACTTAAGGAGGGGGGTGCTAAGGAGGTGCATATGAGGATTGCTAGCCCACCTATCATTGGTTCTTGCTATTATGGAGTGGATACTCCTAGCTCTGAGGAGCTTATTTCAAATAGGATGAATGTGGAGGAGATTAGGGATTTCATTGGGTGTGATTCACTTGCCTTTTTACCTCTTGATAGTTTGAGGAATTTGTTGGGTGGGGAATCTCGGAATTTCTGCTACGCTTGTTTTTCAGGGAAATACCCGATTGAGCCTACGGAGTTGAAGGTCAAAAGGGTTGGGGATTTTGTGGATGATGGTTTAACTGGAGTTCCTGATTCTATTGATGGGGGTTGGGTTCAAGCGCCTAGAATCCCCAAAGTAGAGAAAGATGGTGGTCATTAG